ataacctaaaaaggttaAACATAACAGATTAactggtgacatgcagccactcaTTCAGGCAcaattttcaaaaaagaaaaagaaaaaagatgatgtGATGATTGGACGCAACAGGCTTCATGTAGTTGGTCCATTTAATCTCCTTTTATAGTTTTAAGTTTCACTTCAAATAACTTAATTGTTTCTGAGCCACATAATAATCTACATTTCAATCTTCAATCTACAACTTTTTGTCTTATGTGTCATAAATCATGtggaaaacagacagaataacataaagtttcaatttacagtgtttattctgtttttgacTCCGTCAAAATAAACTATTCATTTTACTCTTTCTGTAACATTAgaaccaaaataaaacttaacTTTCAGTTTCTTCACATGTACCTACGTTTGTTACTGGCCCACGATGAAGAGGTAAAGTCACAGACACAACAGATGAAGACAGACATTTTTACAACACTAGAGTAAACTATAACTAAAGAGCAGAGTTAAAATAAAGAGttcccagtgtgtgtgtagacagAGCAGCAGCGAGTTTCTCTGTGTGAGGTTGTAATTGTGTTTTCAAAAGGAAAGTTCTTCTGTAGTCAGAGAGTTCAGTCATTAAACCCAAACCCAAATATCCCAGAACGAAATgatgagaaacacacagacactttaatgatccacgagggaaatgactttgtcaccgtatcgttgcacataaaagttaATACTCAGAAAATCCACAAGaaagatgaaattaaatgagATTATattagagtaaaataaaaataagaatggtctagtaaaataaaatacacagtgtaatcaaaaaatgtacagaatgagctttatgaacaaatacacagaaaGGAGACTCTAATGAGATGTGggtgtttgttgtttggtcagttttgTCAGTGTTGTGGTAACAGTGGATCGAGTGAcattgtgcctccttgtctctgaAAACTTTATCTGCTGAGTTAATTGTTTTGAGCGCGTCCATGGTTTATAATCTCAAACcagtttgcatttattttactttcagttGCTGCATGAAGTGGTTCCTTGTGTCTCCTGTGTTGGTTCCAGTCTCtgttcagtattttatttgttcttattggagtatttttcttttgttcctcatggtttttgtctttcttcttatttttctgacCTCTTCTTCTCATCAGCTTCATATTTTTCAGGATGTTTGGAGCAACACTCCTCCTCCAGTAAGTACTTCTCAGGTATTAATCCacggtaaaaaaagaaaaagaaatgtttaaatgagcTGAAACCTTCAAGACTCAACTCAGGATCTAATAATTGAAGGAACGCACTCATAATGTCATAACGTCACAACGTCACAACGTCACCACGTCACCACGTCTCGTGCGAATACCTCGTGACACCCAGTTTCCTCTGGTCACCATGTGGTTCTACCTGTATGCGTCCGTTCTTTATTTCTACTGATCTAGTTGCAGTTTTTAGAATAATCTCAGGTTCTTTCTTATTCTTGGGAAAATTTCATCCCTGGAACCTGAAAACAAACCGTCGGATCAAAGGAAGAAGTCAGAATGGTCACTACCGGTTTCTACTCCGGTCGTTTTGTTTTGCTAAGCGTCTTAGCTAATATTGTCTCTGCTGGTGAGTTTTAAGTcaggatttaaatgaaatagTATTTATCTCTGATACTATCAGTCACAGGATCTATGTGAATCTAAAAGCAGCATCTGGAaccagagaaacaaatgaaacatcgACAGGACGTAGTTATTGTGGCGTTTAGTTTAGGCCTCAGACCGGAAGTGAAACACGGTCCTTCAAAAAAAGGAATTGTCTCATTTTTAGAAACAGTTATGCATCCGTACTGAGCGGAAAAGGGAAATGtgtcaagattcaagatcactttattggtGTCCACAGGGAAActtttgtccaagagtctcaggaTGAGAGAGAACATAcgtgaaccagacatagacgtAGGAATAAGAaccaaaataacataaaataatctTAAGAAATAGAacaagaatgaggtagtaagtaagaattacaaaagaaatctACAGTCCAATTCACCtggaatatactgtatttatatacagataTGAGAAATATAGATGATTTAAAGTGCCTCAGTCCCAGAGTTACTCAGTGCGGATCCAAAGTGTCATAGTGTGATGTGTATAAAGTGTAGAGTGTCTTGAGTGCAGATGTGTAACAGTGCGATCAACCAAGCATGTCACTGGAATCAGTGAATGACAGGACCCTTCATATGAATATTTATCTTACTGCCAGCTCTCCCCTGCTCTGTGGCCAATGAGTTAGCTCATGGTACTGCTGCTTGGAAACAACGACAAACTTTAAATgaggaagaataaataaaggaacaaCAGAGCAGTACAGACGACGCTGACTCATGTCTCTGACACGGGTCAGTTTAAGGAGGGAGCTCATAACTGGACATAGAGCTGCTCTGATCTGTGTCCTTTATTCTCTCCTTCAGAACCAACAACCATCACAGCTGAACCTGGACAGACTGTCTCTCTGCAATGTCAAGCTCCAGACAATGGACCTGTCGAAGCTGTAGACTGGAACAGAACTCACCTGAAGCCAAACGATCGTGTCTTATTGTGTCGGAATGGGAAGTGTAATGCAGACTATCAGGATTCATCCTTCATGGGCCGAGTGTTTCTGCAGGACGGATGGAAGGAGAACGGAGACGTGTCTCTGATTCTGAACAATGTGACGACTGATGACAGTGGAACGTATGAGTGTCAtgtggagacaaaaacaaacagaaaaacaacctcaATCATCCTCAACATTGTTCCACCAGGTGAGTGAATAGAGACGAGTCTCTGATCAGAACTGAAGCTGCTTCTGgttgatgaagatgatgatgatgatgatgatgatgaagatgatgatgatgatgaagatgatgatgatgaagatgatgatgatgatgatgatgatgatgaaggtgatggtgatgatgaagatggtgatgatgaagatgatgatctgatcttgtttctgtctgtaggaaagaaagaggatgaaggagacaaGGATGGAGGAGACAAGAGCGGATCCTGGGGACTGAAAGTTGATCTGTCAGTTGGAGTTCTTGCTCTTTTTGCTCTTGTTGTTCTTGGTTTGGTGATGATCTACAGATGTAGACGGCGTCaggctcctgctcctgctcctgttcctgttcctgctcctgctcctgctcctgctcctgctcctgttcctgctcctgctcctgctcctgctcctgctcctgtcgTGTTACTGGCACCTGCTCCTATTCCTGTGTTCCGTGAGTGAATGCTCCTGTATCAGACTGCACTGCTTCTGGTTATAGATatggtgctgtgtgtgtgctgatgaAGATTATGACTGGTGTGTGCTCTGTATGATTTGATCTGACTTGTTTCCTGTTATGACGGAACAGTGTACAGCGTCCTGGCTATTGTTCCTTGTTCTGctctgttcctgttcctgttgggttctgctcctgctcctgttcctgAACAGATTGAACTTGTGGAGAACTGAGCTCTgattctcctgctgctgtttctgctgaaGTTAAACCACCTCCAGCAGGACCAACCATTGTCTCTAATgctaatattaataatgatgtaaaaaataataattaaattatttataaagaatgtatttaaatgtatttttttatttatttgactgaaagttatttaaaagttttatattGATGCATATTATATTTAGTgtaatttgtgtgtatatgaataaatattattaagAAGCACTGAGAGTCGCTCTTTACATTCTTCTAATTATTATTCTTATGTTTATACTGTAACAGTCCAACATTAGTGGCAAAGTTTTAGTGAAATCAACTCTAGAAACATAGAAACACTGAGACAGACGGGACAGTAAATAATACAGTTCTATAATAAAACACCTTAACTTTCCTTTTCTTGAATCATtactattcattttttttatttagagacAAAGGAAATAATGAGCGGCTCAGTTCGACTTCCTCCAAGGAACaacaattcatttattttctttaaacctCTTAAAGAGCCAGTGTCTCAGTGTCGTCCCCAAACTGTGGACAGAGACACTTTAAACGTCCCATTGACCTTTTCTTAGGTTTAATTCCACACTTTTCTTTACCTTCTTCtatatttttgtctgtttttgtgttaaaatattacaataataagctttatatttatgaatttattttaatttagggACAGAACATATTAATGGACATTATAAATAATTTCTACgaatattaaataaatctaaagagAATCTTCTAAACTGagattgaaatgaaataaaagtcacatccaacgtaaagaaaaaagttttattgGAAAATATTTAACGGGCGACGTCACAGAGtcagaggatgaagatgatgatgatgatgatgatgatgatgatgatgatgatgatgatgatgatgatgatgatcagatGTTTGAGTTTCAGAAAGATGTCGCTGATGAGATTTTGTAGAAAACAGTTGAGAGAACAAATtgattctgatctgatcttgtttctgtctgtagGAAAGAAAGAGGATAGAGGAGATAAGGATGGAGGAGACAAGGATAAAGGAGACAAGGATGGAGGAGACAAGGATGGATCTCTGGGACTgacagttgttgctgctgctgctgttgttgttgttgttgttgttgttgttgtgatctACAGACGTAGACACCCATTACTCCCAAACTCCACTGACCTTAGCTCAAACTAACTGTTAGCTTGGCTGCACGACCCCCAAAAGAGACGGAAGAGAGAAATGTCCAAGTTTCATCAAAGAGCAGGTGTGATACTTCTTCCTCATGGTGTATATGTGCTGCTCTTTCTAAGGTGTTGTACAAACATCTTGATGCTTCAACTCGTGCCATGCGAGCTACTAACTGGGTTGGAGAAGGCTGGAAAGGCTGCACTTTGCTGCAAGAGAGTGACAGGAAGACACACTTATGACGTCATAGCTTGTGAGATAGACGGGTTCATTCAGCGTAAAGTAACAGCATGTGTCACCGATAATGGCAGCGATTCTTCAAAAGCCTTTAGAGTGTTTGAATCCTCGGACCAGGCTGAGGATGTGCTGAGAAGAAAGCTCATCATACCCACTGCTACACGCTGGAACTCCACTCATGACGCCTCGTCTCTCATAACAGAAATCCCAACCAGAGATTTAAACACCACTTTCTCTAGACTCGGTCTTAAGGGCATCGATGAGCAGGAGAATCAGTTCCTGAAGGAATATTATTCAGTGACAAGACCTCGTGCTGCCGCATTAGATATGATACAAGGAGAAGATGACTGCCCTGCCCCCTCCAGTCACAATGGCAAAGCAATACAACACTTCCCCAAACCATCAAGTATGTTCTGACCTCAAGAAGGAACAGGCTGTCAGATAAAagatttgaaatgatttttacTTACGAGATACAATCATTAATTttaagaacagagagaaaaactaaTTGGACGGGATAaagtttttattgcactttctgttttcactgttgcacgtttgttgcactttgtgtttcctgcattgTGATAATTGCAACACACAATACGTCATTTATAGGTTCAAGAGTTTGTGACTTGGTACGTTACCACATCTCCTACAGGTAGAGGAGAGCAAGCTAAGGGGAAAATAATGCTTCATGGatgacattcatttgttttgtttcctttttatggGCTTCAGTGCATTTGTCTTCTAATTGTACGGGATAACGTGACCTTTACTTTTATATTGTTCACTGACCACTTAATTTTTTGTTTGCCATGAATGTAATAAGCTGGTTTTGTTCTCATGTTTCCCAAAGCTTTTGTTTGGAGACTTGTCATAATTCTTTGTGCAGACAGGGATGTTgttctttcatattttatagGCCATGTCGTatacatttaaacaataaacattaaGTGATGATAGGGCtatgatgtttgtccatgtatcTACTCGGTAAATTAAGAAATgggaaagtaaagtaataagtaGTGAAGTTACTTTTCAAAGAAAGGTAACAGGTACTGAGTGTTGTACAGATATCTCTGATGCCACTTCTGATGTAATGGCTATGGTTCATGATACAGCCAAGAAAATTCATGGGTTTGATGTTGGTGACTTGTCAGGACTGTTGCCGCCCGGGGAGTGAGGCTGAGCGAACACTTCAATCACAACAGCCCACGTAATATGTGGAAAGACATCAGGACCATCACGGACTACAAGCGCATCGACCAGCAGGCCAACCATGACCCCACCTTTAACAACCTGACACCCTAAACAGTTTCTTTGCACGCTTCCACAGAAGGACCACATCATCCTGCAGctcaacaccaacaccaacaaggCTGCAGGTCCAGATATGGTGTCAGGCTGGACCCTGAAATCATGTGCTGAGCAACTGGCAGAAGTTTTTCTGGACATTTTCAATCTGTCCCTGCAGCTTTCCACAGTCCCTGTCTGCCTGAAGTCCTGTGCCCAATGAAAACAACCATCACCTGCCTCAGTGATTACTACCCTTCAAGAGGATCCTCCTAAAGTACATCGAGGTTGCCATC
This sequence is a window from Mugil cephalus isolate CIBA_MC_2020 chromosome 9, CIBA_Mcephalus_1.1, whole genome shotgun sequence. Protein-coding genes within it:
- the LOC125013777 gene encoding bargin-like; the encoded protein is MGRVFLQDGWKENGDVSLILNNVTTDDSGTYECHVETKTNRKTTSIILNIVPPGKKEDEGDKDGGDKSGSWGLKVDLSVGVLALFALVVLGLVMIYRCRRRQAPAPAPVPVPAPAPAPAPAPVPAPATVAARGVRLSEHFNHNSPRNMWKDIRTITDYKRIDQQANHDPTFNNLTP